The Anaerolineae bacterium DNA segment CTACACCAGCATCTACGACCCCGGGGCATTGCCTCCCCACTTCCGGAGCTGGGACATCCGGCCCACCTGGATGAACCGCCTGCCAGCGGTCAGCCGCCGCAGCCGGCTGTACTTGCCCCTCTATCCCCTAGCATTCGATACCCTTCACCTGGAGGGATTCGACGCCGTCGTCAGCATCAGCAGCGGATTCGCCACCGGAGCCCGGTGTCGGTCCGCGCCTCACATCGCCTACTGCCTGACCCCTCCTCGGTTCCTCTGGGGCTTCCAGGACTACCTAACCCGCGAGGGCATGGCCAAGTGGCAGAGGGTGGGGGTGAGGGCACTGATCCCCCTTCTGCGCCAGTGGGATCTTCAGGGGGCCCGACGGGTCAGCCACTTCATCGCCATCGCCGGAGAGGTCCAGCGGCGCATCCGGGCTATCTATGGGCGAGAGGCACCCATCATCTACCCTCCCGTGGACACAGACCGCTTCCGACCCGGCTCTCACATGGACGATTACCTGCTGGTGGTGGGGCGGCTGGTGCCCTATCGCCGAATGGACTTGGCCGTGCGTGCCTGCAGCGAGCTTGGGCTGCCCCTCAAGGTGGTGGGCGAGGGCCGCGCCCGCCCTCAGTTGGAGGCCCTGGCCGGTCCCACCGTGGAGTTCCTTGGCTGGCTGCCCGACGAAGAGGTGACCAAGCTGGTGCAGGGATGTCGAGCCCTGGTGTGGCCCGGGCTAGAGGACTTCGGCATCGCCCCCGTCGAGGCCCAGGCCGCCGGCCGACCGGTCGTAGCCTACGCCGGGGGTGGCTCACTAGAGACTATCGTGGACGGGGAGACGGGCATCCTGTTCTCGGAGCAGTCGGTGGAATCACTGTCGGCGGCCTTGCGCCGATTGGACCAGACCGCTTTCGATCCGGAGGTCCTGCGCCGCAGTGCCCTTCGCTTCGACAAGGCCATCTTCCAGCAGCGATTGTGCCAGTTCGTGGAGAGGGCCGCTACAGAGGCA contains these protein-coding regions:
- a CDS encoding glycosyltransferase, encoding MRLALVCSWLNQYGGAERVLEAVHEIWPEAPLYTSIYDPGALPPHFRSWDIRPTWMNRLPAVSRRSRLYLPLYPLAFDTLHLEGFDAVVSISSGFATGARCRSAPHIAYCLTPPRFLWGFQDYLTREGMAKWQRVGVRALIPLLRQWDLQGARRVSHFIAIAGEVQRRIRAIYGREAPIIYPPVDTDRFRPGSHMDDYLLVVGRLVPYRRMDLAVRACSELGLPLKVVGEGRARPQLEALAGPTVEFLGWLPDEEVTKLVQGCRALVWPGLEDFGIAPVEAQAAGRPVVAYAGGGSLETIVDGETGILFSEQSVESLSAALRRLDQTAFDPEVLRRSALRFDKAIFQQRLCQFVERAATEAQRHGEGSRK